The sequence GCGTCCGCGGCCGTCCCGACGGCCTGCGCGACCCGGTCGACGTCGACCAGGCGCTGCCGGAACAGGCCGACGCGCGCCTTGGCGGCGAGCACCCGCGCCACCGACGAGTCGAGCCGCGCCTCGCTCACCTCGCCCCGCGCGACGGCGTCCGCCACGGCGTCGATCGTCGCCCGCGCGCTCACCGGCATCAGCAGCACGTCGGCCCCCGCCTCGAGCGCGCGGACGGCCGCCTGCGAAGCGCCATAGCGACTGACGATGGCCCCCATGTTGAGCGCGTCGGTGACGATCAGTCCGTGGAAGCCCAGGTCGCCCCGGAGCAGGGTGTCGAGCACCACGGGCGACAGCGTGGCCGGCGGCGCGTCGGCGCCGGCGAGGCCCGGCACCGCGAGGTGGCCGGCCATGACCGCGTCGGTCCCCTCGCGCACCGCGGCCCGGAACGGCACCAGCTCGATCGAGTCGAGGCGCGCGCGGCTGCCCGTGATCTCGGGCAGGGCGATGTGGGAATCGACGCCGGTGTCGCCGTGCCCGGGGAAGTGCTTCGCCGTGCTGAGCATCCCGTGCTCGCGGAGGCCGCGGATGAACGCGCTGCCCAGGTCCGCGACGCGCTGCGGGTTCTCGCCGAACGACCGCACGTTGATGATCGGATTGCGCGGGTTGTTGTTGACGTCCACCACGGGCGCGAAGTCGAGGTGAATGCCGATGGCGCGGCCCTCGAGCGCCACCACCCGCCCGACCTCGTAGGCGTCCAGCTCCCGGTCGGTGGCACCGAGCGCCATATTGCCCGGGAACGCGGTGCCGCCCCGCACCCGGGCCGAGAGACCCGACTCGAGGTCGGAGGCGATCAGGAGCGGGACCCGCGCGGCGTGCTGGAGCGCGTTCAGCTTCACGGCGATGTCGTAGGGCGAGGAGCCGACGCCGACGATGAAGCCGCCGACGCCGTCGTCGGCGGCGAGCCTCAGGGCCGAGTCCAGCGCGGCGGCGTCGGTGGCCCAGTAGTCGCCCGCGATCCACGGCATCACCAGCTGGGCGGCCTTCTCGCGCAGCGTGAGGCTCAGCGGCGGCACGCCGGGCCCCGGGGTGAAGGCGGCGGCGGGCGCGGCCGGCGGGGGACCGGCGGCGGACGTGTCGGGGGCGGGAACGGGCCCCGGCGGCGCCGCGGCGGTGGCGATCACCCGGGCACAGCCGGCGGCCAGCAGGCCGACGGCGAGAACGGCGACGGAGGCGGAGCGGTGCGTCACGGAATCAGCGTTCTCCTCGTAGTGGCTTCGGGCGCGCTCCCGTCGGCGACTCCGCCCGTCCACTCGCGTCTGGTGACCACTCGCAACTCGCCGTCTCGCAACTCACCTGCAGTCCGCGACACCACCCACTCCGTTCTCCCCGGCATCGACGTGCTGCTCCGCGACTCGATCCGCCTGGTCGCGGGCCGGCGCGTCGGGCTGATCACCAACCAGGCGGGGGTGGACGCCGCGGGGATCTCGACGATCGACCGGCTGGCGCGGCAGCCCGGCGTGCACCTGGTGGCGCTGTTCGCGCCCGAGCACGGCCTCAGGGGCGCCGCGGCCCCCGGCAAGCCGGTGCTCGATGCCGTGGACTCGGCGACCGGCCTTCCAATCTACAGCCTCTACGGTGCGCGTCGAGCGCCGACGGCGGGCCAGCTCGCGGCCCTCGACGTGCTCGTCGTGGATCTGCCTGACGTCGGCGCGCGGACCTGGACCTTCGTATCGACCACGGTCCTCGCGCTCCGCGCCGCCGCCGTGGCCGGCCGGCGCGTCGTGGTCCTCGACCGTCCCAATCCCATCGGATGTGCGGTGCAGGGCCCGCTGTTGGACACCGCCTACGCGTCGTTCATCGGCATGCTGCCGGTCCCGCTGCGGCACGGGCTCACGCTGGGCGAGCTGGCCCGGTTCGCCAACGCGCGGCTCGGGATCGGCGCCGACCTCGTGGTGGTGCCCGTCGCGGGGTGGCAGCGCTGCGACTGGTTCGACCGCACCGGCCTGCCGTGGGTGCGGCCGTCGCCCAACCTGCCGGACCTCGAGGCCCTCGCCTGGTATCCCGGCACGGTGCTCTTCGAGGCCACCAACCTCTCGGTGGGGCGGGGCACCGCCGCGTCGTTCCGGCAGGTCGGCGCTCCGTGGCTGGAGGCGGCGCGGGTGGCCCGGGTGATGGCGCGCCGCTACGGCGTCGTCCTGGACACCGTGCACTTCACGCCGCACGGCGCCGGCGACGGCAAGGACGAGGGCGTCACGGTCGCCGGGGTGCGCTTCCGGGCGTTCGACCGGGCCCGGGGCGACGCCGTGCGGGACGCGCTGCGCCTGCTCGCGACCATCCGGAGCCTCGAGCCGCGCTCGCTCGCCGTGGACGCAATCGCCCTGGCGCGCCGGCTCGGCACGCGGTGGGGCGGTGCCGTGACCTGGCCTGCCGACGCGCGGCGGTTCCTCGCGCTGAGGCGGCCCTATCTGCTGTACTGAGCTCTGCGTTTGCGCCTTCCCCGCGCGCGGAGTTAGTCTACGAGCCGCGAGCCATGAACGAGCGTAGCGTCAGGCTGCTTCCCGCCCAGATGGTCACGGGCTTCCCCAATCTGCTCCGTCCCATCGCAGAGTGGCTGGTCCGGATGCACGTCCGGCCGAACACGATCACCTCGGCCAGCGTGATCGTGGTGATCGGGGCCGGCGCGGCGTTCGGCCTGGACCAGCCGCGGCTCGGCGCCCTGTGGCTGCTGCTCTCCGGACTGCTGGACATCCTCGACGGGCAGGTGGCGCGGCGCGGCGGGATGGCGTCCAAGTTCGGCGCCTTCTTCGACTCCACCCTGGACCGGATCGGCGAGGCCGCCCTGTACGCCGGCATCGCGATCTACTTCCAGACGGCGGCCGCGCAGGCCCGGCCCGTGCTGGGCGTGATCGCGGCGCTGGCCGCGCTGACCGGCTCGTTCCTCGTCTCCTATGCCCGGGCGCGCGCCGAAGGCCTCGGGGTGGAGTGCCGCGTCGGCCTGGCGCAACGGCCGGAGCGGATTCTCGGCGTGGGCGCACCGACGCTGTTCTTCGGCAGCGGTCCCCACGGCATCCTGCTGCTGGCGATCATCGGCGTGCTCGCCCTCCTGTCCTGGTACACCGTGGCCCAGCGCGTGGCCTTCGTGTTCCGGATGACCAACGGCTCCGGCCCCGGTCCCGGCGCCGGGGCGGCGGCGCCGGCCGCCGGCACCGCTCCGAAAGGACGCTGACGTGACACCCGACGCTCCCCGCACCGTGCAACCTGCGCACGGGCGCCTCGGCGTGCTCCTGCCCGGCATGGGCGCCGTGGCCACCACGTTCATCGCGGGCGTGGAGAGCGTCCGCCGCGGTCTCGCCCGGCCGGTGGGCTCGGTGACCCAGCTGGGCACCATCCGCCTCGGCAAGCGCACCGAGGGGCGCGCCCCGCTGATCCACGAGTTCGCGCCCCTCGCCCGGCTCGAGGACCTGGTGTTCGGGGGCTGGGACCCGATCCCGGACGACGCCTTCCGCTCGGCCACGGTGGCGGGCGTGCTCGAGGAGCGCCACCTGGCGCCGATCGCGGAGTTCCTGAAGGGCATCGTCCCGATGCCCGCGGTGTTCGACCAGTTCTACGTGAAGAAGCTCGACGGCCCCAACGTGAAGACGGGCAAGACCAAGCGCGACCTCGCCGAGCAGCTCCGGGACGACATCCGCCGCTTCCGGAAGGACCGCGGGGTGGACCGGCTGGTGATGGTGTGGTGCGCCTCGACCGAGATCTTCATCCGGCCGGGGGCGGTGCACGCCTCGCTCGCCGCGTTCGAGAAGGGGATGGCCGAGAACCACGTCGACATCGCACCCTCGATGCTGTACGCCTGGGCGGCGCTGCAGGAGGGGGTGCCCTTCGCGATGGGTGCGCCCAACCTCGCGGTGGACACGCCGGCCCTCCAGGAGCTGGCCCGGAACCGCGGCCTGCCCATCGCCGGCAAGGACTTCAAGACCGGCCAGACGCTCATGAAGACCGTGCTGGCCCCGATGCTGAAGGCGCGGATGCTCGGCCTCTCGGGCTGGTACTCCACCAACATCCTGGGCAACCGGGACGGCGAGGTGCTCGACGACCCGGAGTCGTTCAAGACCAAGGAGGAGTCCAAGCTCGGCGTGCTCGAGCACATCCTCCAGCCGGAGCTCTACCCCGAGCTGTACGGGAACATCTTCCACAAGGTGCGGATCAACTACTATCCGCCGCGCCGCGACAACAAAGAGGGCTGGGACAACATCGACATCTTCGGGTGGCTCGGCTACCCGATGCAGATCAAGGTGGACTTCCTGTGCCGCGACTCCATCCTCGCGGCCCCGATCGTGCTCGATCTCACGCTGTTCATGGACCTGGCGCAGCGCGCCGGGATGGCGGGCATCCAGGAGTGGCTCTCGTTCTACTTCAAGAGCCCGATGGCCGCGCCGGGGCTGGTGGCCGAGAACGACCTCTTCATCCAGCAGTTCAAGCTCAAGAACACGCTGCGCTACCTGATGGGCGAGGATCAGATCACGCACCTCGGCATCGAGTACTACCAGCGCTAGCGACCCTGATGACGATCGCCAAGGCCGTCGTGACCGTGGCCGGGCTGGTGGCCATCGCGTGGGTGCTGTGGTACTTCCTGGCCCCGCCGCCGCCGGCGCGCGGCGGCGGGGAGCGCCGGTGACGACGACCCCCGCCTCGGGCGCGCCGGCCGGTGCGGCGCCGGCCGGCGCCGAGCGGCGGCGCGTGACCTTCCCGGTGATGGGGATGTCGTGTGCCGCGTGCGCCTCGCGCATCCAGCGGCAACTGGTGGCGACCCCCGGCGTGCGCGAGGCGGCGGTGAACTTCGGCACGACCAAGGCCACGGTCGAGCTGGACGGGGCGGAGCCGCGCACGGTGATGGAGGCGGTGCGCGAGGCGGGCTACGACGTCGGCACCGACGCGCTCAGCCTCGCGGTGACCGACCTCCGGTCCGCGCTCGACACCTCGCGCCTCGAGCGCGCGATCCTGGCGGTGCGCGGCGTCCTCGGCGCCGTGGCCAATCCGGCGGCCGAGTCGGTCCGCGTGACCTACGTGCCCGGCTTCCTGGACCCGCGCGAGCTCGAGGACGCGGTGGCGGCGGCCGGATTCGTGCTGGCCGTGCCCGTCACCGAGGCCGACCCGGTCGAGCGCGAGCGCCTGGTGCGCGAGCGGGAAGTCCGCGACCTCGCCTGGAAGCTGGTGCTCGCGGGGGTCGTGGCGGTCGCCGCGATGGTGGCGTCCATGCCGCTGATGGCGTCCGAGGCGGTGGGGTCCGCCGATCTCCTCGCCCGCGTGCTGATGCCGCTGAACGGCGTCCTGCGGCGGGGCCTGCCGTGGCTGTACGCGGCCGACCCGCAGTCGCTCAAGGTCGGGCTGTTCCTGGCGACGGTGCCGGTGATGGCGTGGTCCGGCCGGGGCTTCTACGTCAGCGCGTGGCGCGGCTTCCAGCACCGCAGTGCCGACATGAACACCCTGATCGGCGTCGGCACGGCCGCGGCGATGCTGTACTCGGTCGTGGCGACGTTCGCGCCCGGCGTGTTCACCGGCGCCGGGCTTCCCGCCGACGCGTACTACGAGGCGGTCTCGTCCATCATCGCGCTGATCCTGCTCGGCCGGCTGCTGGAATCGCGCGCCAAGGGCCGGACCTCCGAGGCGATGCGGCGGCTGCTGGGGCTCGCGCCCCGCACCGCGCGGGCGCTGCGCGACGGCGCCGAAGTGGAGATCCCGGCGGTCGCGGTCGTGGTGGGCGACATCGTGCTGGTGCGTCCCGGCGAGAAGATCCCGGTGGACGGCGTGGTGCGCGGGGGACGCACCGCGGTGGACGAGTCCATGCTCACCGGGGAGCCGACGCCGGTCGCCAAGGCGCCGGGCGACGAGGTGGTCGGCGCCACCTTCAACACGACCGGCGCCATCACCGTGGAGGCGACGCGCGTGGGGCGCGACACGGCGCTCGCCCAGATCGTCCGCCTGGTGGAGGAGGCGCAGGGCAGCCGGGCGCCGGTCCAGCGCCTCGCCGACCGCATCGCCGGCGTGTTCGTGCCGGTCGTGATCGCCGTCGCGATCGCCGCGTTCGTGATCTGGTTCGACTTCGGCCCGAGCCCGGGCCCCGTCTACGCCACCGTGGTGCTCGTGTCGGTGCTGATCATCGCGTGCCCCTGCGCGATGGGCCTGGCGACGCCGACCGCGATCATGGTCGGCGCGGGCCGCGGCGCGGAGCGCGGGGTGCTGGCCAAGGGCGGTGCCGCGCTGGAGGCGGCGGCCGCCGTGGACGTGATGATCCTGGACAAGACCGGGACGGTCACCGAGGGGCACCCGGCCGTGACCGACGTCCTGGTCGCGCTGGAGGTCGTCGACCGCGTGGCCGCGGGGCCGCCCGCCGACGGCGAGGCCGCCGTGCTGCAGCTCGCGGCGGCGGTCGAGCGGCTGTCGGAGCACCCGCTCGCGGCCGCCATCGTGCGCGCCGCCGCCGAGCGCGGGCTCGAGCCCCCCGAGGCCAGCGGCTTCCGCGCCCTGGAGGGACGGGGCGCCACCGCCACGATCGCGGGCCACACCGTGGCCGTCGGGAGCGCCACCTTCCTCATCGAGCTGGGCGTGGACGTGGGCCCGTTCACCGACGCCGTGGACAGTCTCGCCGCCCGGGCCCGGACGCCCGTGCTCGTGGCCGTGGACGGGGCCCCGGCCGGACTCATCGGCCTCGCCGACCCCATCAAGCCCTCCGCGGTCGCCGCGGTGCGCGCCTTCAAGGCGATGGGTCTCGAGGTGCTGATGGTGACCGGCGACATCCGCAAGGTCGCCATCTCGGTGGCCGGCGAAGTGGGCATCGACGAGGTGGAGTCGGGCATGCTGCCCGCCGGGAAAGTCGCCGTCGTCAAGCGGCTGCAGGCGGCGGGGAGGCGCGTGGCGATGGTCGGCGACGGGATCAACGACGCGCCGGCCCTGGCCACGGCCGACGTCGGGCTCGCGATCGGCAACGGCACGGACGTCGCCTTCGAGGCGGCGGACATCGCGCTGATGCGCGGCGACCTGACGACGGCGGTGACGGCCCTGGAGCTGGCGCGGCGGACGATGCGCACCATCCGCCAGAACCTGTTCTGGGCCTTCGCCTACAACGTCGTCGGCATCCCGATCGCGGCCGGCGTGCTCTACCCGGTGGCCGGCGTGCTGCTCTCGCCCGTCTTCGCCAGCGCGGCGATGGCCTTCTCGTCCGTGTTCGTCGTGACCAACAGCTTGCGGCTCCGTCGTTTCACGCCGACCTTCGCCACCTAGCCGCCAGCCCCGAGTCTCCAGCCCCTGGTCCAGCACCGGGCACCAAGGAGCCGCCATGCAGTACTTCTATCGCGCCCACGCCTCGCCCACGACGGTGCTCGCCGCCGCGGAGCAGTACTTCGCCCCGCGCGGACTCGCGGTGCAGCGCGGCGCGGGCGATCACGCCCGGTTCGTGGGCCTGCTGGGGACGGTGGATCTGAACGTGGAGATCGAGGGGGGGCACTACGTGCGGGTCACGCTCGCCACGCGCGATACGTCGCGCTCCGAGCTCGACGACATCGCCAAGCGGTTCCTCACCGAGCTGCACGCCCTGGAGCAGCCGGGACACGCGCCGCGCGGGGCGTACTGACCGCTAGGCGGCGAGCGACGCCGAATAACCCGCCTTCGCCACGGCCGCCGTCAGGTCGTCGATCGTGGCGCTGTCGTCGTCGAAGTCCAGCACCGCGATGCCGTCCTGCAGATCCACGATCGCGCTGAACACCCCCGGCACGGCGGAGAGCGCCTTCTCCACGCGCTGCTGGCAGTGGCCGCAGGTCATCCCGGCCACCTTGAGGGTCAACTTGGCCATTGGTACCTCCTGCACTCCCCAATAGCATAACCCGTACCATCCTCACCACTCCACCCGGCCCCGCTGCGAGACGGCAAGTTGCGAGACCACCCAAGCCCCCACCCCAACACGCCTGGACCGTCACACCCTCACACCCTACACCCCGTATGTCCGAGCCCCTCGACCCCCCACACGCGTCGACGCGTGTGCTCCCCGACGCTTGACTCAGCCTCCACCCCCAGCGAGCTTTTCCGGCCGTAATCCCATGTCCGACAAGGGAGTGCAATGACCGCACGCCCGGCCGCGGCGCCCCGCGCGGCCGCCGCCGGCCTCCCGGCCGGGCTCGGCCGCGCGCAGCTGCTCGAGCTGCACTACTACATGCGGCTCACCCGGTCGCTCGAGGAGCGGCTGACCAACCTGTACCGGCAGGGCAAGGTCATCGGCGGGCTGTTCCGCTCCCTCGGCCAGGAGGCGGACTCCGTCGGTACCGCCTACGCGCTCGACCGGGCGGCCGGCGACATGCTCTCGCCCCTGATCCGCAACCTCGGCTCGCTGCTCGTGATGGGCGCGCGCCCGGTGGACGTGCTCCGGCAGTACATGGCCAAGGCCTCGGGCCCGACGCGCGGTCGCGAGCTGAACGTGCATTTCGGCGACCTGGAGCGCGGCTTCATCGGCCAGATCTCGCATCTGGGCGACATGCTGCCGGTGATGGCCGGCGTGACGCTCACCTTCCGGCTGCGCGGCGAGCGCCGGGTCGGCCTGGTCTACGTCGGCGACGGCGCGATGTCCACGGGCGCGTTCCACGAGGGGATGAACCTCGCGGCCGTTCGCCGCCTGCCGCTGGTGGTGGTCGCCGAGAACAACGGCTACGCCTACTCGACGACCCTCGAGCGCCAGACCGCGGTGCCGGAGCTGGTGCTGAAGTCCAAGGCCTACGGCGTGCCGGGCGAGCGGGTGGACGGCAACGACGTGCTGGCGGTCTACGAGGCGGCGCGGCGGGCCGTCGCCCGCGCGCGCGCCGGCGATGGCGTCACGCTCCTCGAGCTGGTGACCTACCGCCGCAAGGGGCATGCGGAGCACGACGACCAGCACTACGTGCCGCGGGAGGAGCTGGCCCGGTGGGAGAAGAACGATCCGATCGCCCGCTGGGCGCAGCGGCTCGCGGAGAACGGCTGGGCGGACGCCGGCGCGCTGGCGGAGGTGGACGCGCGGGTCGCGGCCGAGCTGGACGAGGCCGTGCGGGTGGCCGAGCAGGAGCCGCTGCCGGATCCGGCGACGGCGCTCACCGGCGTGTACGCCGATCCTCCGCTCCAGCCCGCGGCGTGGTATCGCGAGGTGCCGCGTGAGTGAGGTGACCTACCTCGAGGCGCTGCGCCAGGGCCTGCGGGAGGAGATGCGCCGCGACGAGCGCGTGTTCATCCTCGGCGAGGACGTCGGCCGCTACGGAGGCGCGTTCAAGGTCACCGAGGGGTTCATCGAGGAGTTCGGGGACCGGCGGGTGATCGACACCCCGATCTCGGAAGCGGCGATCGTGGGCGCGGCGGCGGGCGCGGCGCATCTGGGCATGCGGCCGGTGGCCGAGATGCAGTTCATCGACTTCATTTCCTGCGCGTACGACATGCTCACGAACTACGTGGCGACGGCGCGCTACCGGGCCAACCTCGCCTGCCCGATCGTGGTGCGCGGGCCGTGCGGGGGCTACGTGCGCGGCGGCCCGTTCCACTCGCAGAATCCCGAGGCCGCCTTCCTGCACACGCCCGGCCTCAAGATCGTGTGTCCGGCCACGGCGCGCGACGCGAAGGGCCTGATCAAGGCGGCGATCCGCGACGACGATCCCGTGCTGTACTTCGAGCACAAGTACCTGTATCGCCGGATCAAGGAGCAGCTGCCGGAGGACGGCGACCTCGTCACGCCGATCGGCAGCGCCCGGGTGGCGCTCGAGGGGCGCGACCTCTCGATCGTCACCTACTCGGCCATGGTCTGGAAGGCGCTGGAGGCGGCGCAGGCGCTGGAGAAGGAGGACGGTCTCGCGGTCGAGGTCCTGGACCTCCGGACGCTGCTGCCGATGGACGACGCCGCGATCCTGGCGACCGTGCGGAAGACCAACCGCGTGATGATCGTGCACGAAGACACGCGCACCGGCGGCGTGGCCGGCGAGATCGCGGCGCGCATCAACGAGGCGGCCTTCGAGTGGCTCGACGCGCCGGTGCTGCGGGTCACCGCGGCCGACACGCCGCTGCCCTACGCGCCGACGCTGGAGGACTACGTGCTGCCCCAGACATCGGATATCGTGGCGGTGGCAAGGAAGCTGGCGGGATACTGAGAAGCTGGGTGTCGGGTGTAGGGTGTGAGGGTGTCGTCCCCACACCCGACACCCCGCACCCTACAACCTTCTGAGCCGGGAGTCGAACGGATGTCTAGAGTCGACGTCGTCATGCCCCAGATGGGCGAGTCCATCGCCGAGGGCACGCTGGCGAAATGGCTGAAGAAGGTCGGCGACGCGGTCAAGCGCGACGAGCCCATCTTCGAGATCTCGACGGACAAGGTGGACGCGGAGATCCCGGCGCCCTCGGGCGGCGTGCTGGCCGAGATCAAGGTGCCGGAAGGCCAGACCGTCCCGATCCAGACGGTCGTCGCGATCATCGAGACCGAGGCGGGGGTCGGGGTTTCGGGTTTGGGGGTTGGGGCTGCACCAGCTCCGGCCTCCGCCGTGGCGCCCGTTCCGTCCCCAAGCCCCAAACCCCAATCCCCAACCCCCGCCGCGGTGGCCGCGCCCATCACGGCAGCTCCGATACCCCCAACCCCCAAACCCCAATCCCCAACACCGGGGTCTGTGGAGTCCGCCGACGAGCGTCTCCGCCGCCGCTCCACGCCGCTGGTGCGGAAGATCGCGGCCGATCAGGGCGTGGACATCAGCACCATCCCGGGCACGGGGCATGCGGGGCGCGTGACCAAGAAGGACATCCTCGGCTACATCGAGGCGAGCCCGGCCGCGGCCGGTGCCGCGGCGGCAGTCCCAACCCCCAAACCCCAAGCCCCAGCCCCCGGCGCGGCGGGG comes from Gemmatimonadales bacterium and encodes:
- a CDS encoding glycoside hydrolase family 3 N-terminal domain-containing protein; this encodes MTHRSASVAVLAVGLLAAGCARVIATAAAPPGPVPAPDTSAAGPPPAAPAAAFTPGPGVPPLSLTLREKAAQLVMPWIAGDYWATDAAALDSALRLAADDGVGGFIVGVGSSPYDIAVKLNALQHAARVPLLIASDLESGLSARVRGGTAFPGNMALGATDRELDAYEVGRVVALEGRAIGIHLDFAPVVDVNNNPRNPIINVRSFGENPQRVADLGSAFIRGLREHGMLSTAKHFPGHGDTGVDSHIALPEITGSRARLDSIELVPFRAAVREGTDAVMAGHLAVPGLAGADAPPATLSPVVLDTLLRGDLGFHGLIVTDALNMGAIVSRYGASQAAVRALEAGADVLLMPVSARATIDAVADAVARGEVSEARLDSSVARVLAAKARVGLFRQRLVDVDRVAQAVGTAADAALAQDISQRSLVLVKDSLGLVPLPAARRRKVLLVAYGDENSRDVGAALAAALRGSVDTVRAMRLWPASGPASFDSVRSAAAGAGAVLFLAASRPTAWHPDAVDIPDGVAALMSQLAADGAPLVAVSLGSPYVLGQILPVSTFVAAWSDTDPIERAVARALLGLAPVTGRLPVSLPPAYPAGTGLVRAGPPAAPARGGAGGAVP
- a CDS encoding DUF1343 domain-containing protein, giving the protein MTTRNSPSRNSPAVRDTTHSVLPGIDVLLRDSIRLVAGRRVGLITNQAGVDAAGISTIDRLARQPGVHLVALFAPEHGLRGAAAPGKPVLDAVDSATGLPIYSLYGARRAPTAGQLAALDVLVVDLPDVGARTWTFVSTTVLALRAAAVAGRRVVVLDRPNPIGCAVQGPLLDTAYASFIGMLPVPLRHGLTLGELARFANARLGIGADLVVVPVAGWQRCDWFDRTGLPWVRPSPNLPDLEALAWYPGTVLFEATNLSVGRGTAASFRQVGAPWLEAARVARVMARRYGVVLDTVHFTPHGAGDGKDEGVTVAGVRFRAFDRARGDAVRDALRLLATIRSLEPRSLAVDAIALARRLGTRWGGAVTWPADARRFLALRRPYLLY
- a CDS encoding CDP-alcohol phosphatidyltransferase family protein; protein product: MNERSVRLLPAQMVTGFPNLLRPIAEWLVRMHVRPNTITSASVIVVIGAGAAFGLDQPRLGALWLLLSGLLDILDGQVARRGGMASKFGAFFDSTLDRIGEAALYAGIAIYFQTAAAQARPVLGVIAALAALTGSFLVSYARARAEGLGVECRVGLAQRPERILGVGAPTLFFGSGPHGILLLAIIGVLALLSWYTVAQRVAFVFRMTNGSGPGPGAGAAAPAAGTAPKGR
- a CDS encoding inositol-3-phosphate synthase — translated: MTPDAPRTVQPAHGRLGVLLPGMGAVATTFIAGVESVRRGLARPVGSVTQLGTIRLGKRTEGRAPLIHEFAPLARLEDLVFGGWDPIPDDAFRSATVAGVLEERHLAPIAEFLKGIVPMPAVFDQFYVKKLDGPNVKTGKTKRDLAEQLRDDIRRFRKDRGVDRLVMVWCASTEIFIRPGAVHASLAAFEKGMAENHVDIAPSMLYAWAALQEGVPFAMGAPNLAVDTPALQELARNRGLPIAGKDFKTGQTLMKTVLAPMLKARMLGLSGWYSTNILGNRDGEVLDDPESFKTKEESKLGVLEHILQPELYPELYGNIFHKVRINYYPPRRDNKEGWDNIDIFGWLGYPMQIKVDFLCRDSILAAPIVLDLTLFMDLAQRAGMAGIQEWLSFYFKSPMAAPGLVAENDLFIQQFKLKNTLRYLMGEDQITHLGIEYYQR
- a CDS encoding heavy metal translocating P-type ATPase, with the protein product MTTTPASGAPAGAAPAGAERRRVTFPVMGMSCAACASRIQRQLVATPGVREAAVNFGTTKATVELDGAEPRTVMEAVREAGYDVGTDALSLAVTDLRSALDTSRLERAILAVRGVLGAVANPAAESVRVTYVPGFLDPRELEDAVAAAGFVLAVPVTEADPVERERLVREREVRDLAWKLVLAGVVAVAAMVASMPLMASEAVGSADLLARVLMPLNGVLRRGLPWLYAADPQSLKVGLFLATVPVMAWSGRGFYVSAWRGFQHRSADMNTLIGVGTAAAMLYSVVATFAPGVFTGAGLPADAYYEAVSSIIALILLGRLLESRAKGRTSEAMRRLLGLAPRTARALRDGAEVEIPAVAVVVGDIVLVRPGEKIPVDGVVRGGRTAVDESMLTGEPTPVAKAPGDEVVGATFNTTGAITVEATRVGRDTALAQIVRLVEEAQGSRAPVQRLADRIAGVFVPVVIAVAIAAFVIWFDFGPSPGPVYATVVLVSVLIIACPCAMGLATPTAIMVGAGRGAERGVLAKGGAALEAAAAVDVMILDKTGTVTEGHPAVTDVLVALEVVDRVAAGPPADGEAAVLQLAAAVERLSEHPLAAAIVRAAAERGLEPPEASGFRALEGRGATATIAGHTVAVGSATFLIELGVDVGPFTDAVDSLAARARTPVLVAVDGAPAGLIGLADPIKPSAVAAVRAFKAMGLEVLMVTGDIRKVAISVAGEVGIDEVESGMLPAGKVAVVKRLQAAGRRVAMVGDGINDAPALATADVGLAIGNGTDVAFEAADIALMRGDLTTAVTALELARRTMRTIRQNLFWAFAYNVVGIPIAAGVLYPVAGVLLSPVFASAAMAFSSVFVVTNSLRLRRFTPTFAT
- a CDS encoding heavy-metal-associated domain-containing protein, which produces MAKLTLKVAGMTCGHCQQRVEKALSAVPGVFSAIVDLQDGIAVLDFDDDSATIDDLTAAVAKAGYSASLAA
- a CDS encoding thiamine pyrophosphate-dependent dehydrogenase E1 component subunit alpha, which gives rise to MTARPAAAPRAAAAGLPAGLGRAQLLELHYYMRLTRSLEERLTNLYRQGKVIGGLFRSLGQEADSVGTAYALDRAAGDMLSPLIRNLGSLLVMGARPVDVLRQYMAKASGPTRGRELNVHFGDLERGFIGQISHLGDMLPVMAGVTLTFRLRGERRVGLVYVGDGAMSTGAFHEGMNLAAVRRLPLVVVAENNGYAYSTTLERQTAVPELVLKSKAYGVPGERVDGNDVLAVYEAARRAVARARAGDGVTLLELVTYRRKGHAEHDDQHYVPREELARWEKNDPIARWAQRLAENGWADAGALAEVDARVAAELDEAVRVAEQEPLPDPATALTGVYADPPLQPAAWYREVPRE
- a CDS encoding alpha-ketoacid dehydrogenase subunit beta; its protein translation is MSEVTYLEALRQGLREEMRRDERVFILGEDVGRYGGAFKVTEGFIEEFGDRRVIDTPISEAAIVGAAAGAAHLGMRPVAEMQFIDFISCAYDMLTNYVATARYRANLACPIVVRGPCGGYVRGGPFHSQNPEAAFLHTPGLKIVCPATARDAKGLIKAAIRDDDPVLYFEHKYLYRRIKEQLPEDGDLVTPIGSARVALEGRDLSIVTYSAMVWKALEAAQALEKEDGLAVEVLDLRTLLPMDDAAILATVRKTNRVMIVHEDTRTGGVAGEIAARINEAAFEWLDAPVLRVTAADTPLPYAPTLEDYVLPQTSDIVAVARKLAGY